A genomic stretch from Achromobacter spanius includes:
- the rplA gene encoding 50S ribosomal protein L1, protein MAKLSKRAAAIAQKIDRTKLYPVAEALTLVKETAVAKFNESIDVAVQLGIDPKKSDQLVRGSVVLPAGTGKSVRVAVFAQGDKAEAAKAAGADIVGLDDLADQIKAGQMDFDVVIASPDTMRVVGALGQILGPRGLMPNPKVGTVTPDVATAVKNAKAGQVQYRTDKAGIIHATIGRASFGVEQLQTNLAALVDALQKARPAAAKGIYLRKLAVSSTMGGGARVEIASLSASN, encoded by the coding sequence ATGGCAAAACTGTCCAAGCGCGCAGCCGCTATTGCGCAAAAGATCGACCGCACCAAGCTGTACCCGGTCGCTGAAGCCCTGACCCTGGTCAAGGAAACCGCCGTCGCCAAGTTCAATGAATCCATTGACGTGGCCGTGCAGCTCGGCATCGACCCGAAGAAGTCGGACCAACTGGTTCGCGGTTCGGTCGTTCTGCCCGCCGGCACCGGCAAGTCGGTTCGCGTTGCCGTGTTCGCCCAAGGCGACAAGGCTGAAGCCGCCAAGGCCGCCGGCGCCGACATCGTTGGCCTGGACGACCTGGCTGACCAGATCAAGGCCGGTCAAATGGACTTTGACGTGGTCATCGCTTCGCCCGACACGATGCGTGTCGTGGGTGCCCTGGGCCAGATCCTGGGTCCCCGTGGCCTGATGCCGAACCCGAAGGTCGGCACCGTGACGCCTGACGTCGCAACCGCTGTCAAGAACGCCAAGGCCGGTCAGGTTCAGTACCGTACCGACAAGGCTGGCATCATCCACGCAACGATCGGCCGCGCGTCGTTCGGCGTGGAACAGCTGCAAACCAACCTGGCTGCTCTGGTCGACGCCCTGCAAAAGGCCCGTCCCGCAGCTGCCAAGGGCATTTACCTGCGCAAGCTGGCCGTTTCGTCCACGATGGGCGGCGGTGCTCGCGTTGAAATTGCCTCGCTGTCGGCTTCCAACTAA
- the nusG gene encoding transcription termination/antitermination protein NusG, translated as MSKRWYVVHVYSGMEKSVHKALVERIERAALQTSFGRILVPSEEVVEVKGGQKSITERRIFPGYVLVEMDLTDETWHLVKNTNRVTGFLGGSGNRPTPISEKEVEKILSQMEEGVEKPRPKILFEVGEMVRVKEGPFADFNGNVEEVNYEKSKVRVSVTIFGRATPVELDFSQVEKT; from the coding sequence ATGAGTAAGCGTTGGTATGTCGTCCATGTGTACTCCGGCATGGAAAAGAGTGTCCACAAGGCCCTGGTAGAGCGCATTGAGCGCGCGGCCTTGCAGACGTCTTTTGGCCGCATTCTTGTGCCCTCCGAGGAAGTCGTCGAGGTCAAGGGTGGTCAGAAATCGATCACCGAACGCCGCATTTTCCCTGGTTATGTCCTGGTTGAAATGGACCTGACTGACGAAACGTGGCATTTGGTCAAGAACACGAACCGCGTCACCGGTTTTTTGGGTGGCTCGGGCAACCGTCCGACCCCGATTTCCGAGAAGGAAGTCGAGAAGATCCTCTCCCAAATGGAAGAGGGTGTCGAGAAACCCCGCCCCAAGATTCTTTTCGAAGTGGGCGAGATGGTTCGGGTCAAGGAAGGTCCGTTTGCAGACTTCAACGGCAACGTCGAAGAAGTCAATTACGAAAAGAGCAAGGTGCGCGTGTCGGTCACCATTTTTGGTCGTGCCACACCCGTCGAACTCGATTTCAGCCAGGTCGAAAAGACCTGA
- the secE gene encoding preprotein translocase subunit SecE, which yields MSNTSVETVTSTADRVKLGLAVLVVIAGIVGFSVLSAQPMPARIGVFVGGLVIAAVIAWFSEPGRRTLSFASESYNEVKRVAWPTRKETTQMTGIVFAFVAVMGIFMWVLDKGIEWILYGLLLGWK from the coding sequence ATGTCTAATACCAGCGTAGAAACCGTAACCAGTACCGCCGACCGGGTCAAGCTCGGGCTGGCGGTTCTCGTCGTTATTGCTGGCATCGTCGGGTTTTCCGTGCTTAGCGCACAGCCGATGCCTGCTCGTATCGGCGTGTTCGTCGGCGGCCTAGTGATCGCAGCTGTAATCGCCTGGTTCAGCGAACCCGGCCGCCGCACCCTGAGCTTTGCCAGCGAGTCCTACAACGAAGTCAAGCGTGTCGCATGGCCCACCCGCAAGGAAACGACCCAGATGACGGGTATCGTTTTTGCGTTCGTGGCTGTCATGGGCATTTTCATGTGGGTGCTCGACAAGGGCATCGAATGGATTCTTTACGGCCTGTTGTTGGGCTGGAAATAA
- the tuf gene encoding elongation factor Tu produces MAKGKFERTKPHVNVGTIGHVDHGKTTLTAAITTVLSNKFGGEAKGYDQIDATPEEKARGITINTAHVEYETEARHYAHVDCPGHADYVKNMITGAAQMDGAILVVSAADGPMPQTREHILLSRQVGVPYIIVFLNKADMVDDAELLELVEMEVRELLSKYDFPGDDTPIVKGSAKLALEGDKGELGEQAIMALAAALDSYIPTPERAVDGTFLMPVEDVFSISGRGTVVTGRIERGIVKVGEEIEIVGLVPTVKTTCTGVEMFRKLLDQGQAGDNVGILLRGTKREDVQRGQVLAKPGSITPHTDFTSEVYILSKEEGGRHTPFFQGYRPQFYFRTTDVTGTIELPADKEMVLPGDNVAMTVKLLAPIAMEEGLRFAIREGGRTVGAGVVAKILK; encoded by the coding sequence ATGGCAAAAGGCAAGTTTGAACGTACCAAGCCGCACGTGAACGTGGGTACGATTGGTCACGTTGACCACGGCAAAACGACGTTGACGGCAGCTATCACGACCGTTCTGTCGAACAAGTTCGGTGGCGAAGCCAAGGGCTACGACCAGATCGATGCGACTCCTGAAGAAAAGGCTCGCGGCATCACGATCAACACCGCCCACGTCGAGTACGAAACGGAAGCGCGTCACTACGCTCACGTTGACTGCCCGGGCCACGCTGACTATGTGAAGAACATGATCACGGGCGCGGCGCAAATGGACGGCGCGATCCTGGTTGTGTCGGCCGCTGACGGCCCGATGCCGCAAACGCGTGAACACATTCTGCTGAGCCGTCAGGTTGGCGTGCCGTACATCATCGTCTTCCTGAACAAGGCTGACATGGTTGACGACGCCGAGCTGCTCGAGCTGGTGGAAATGGAAGTTCGCGAACTTCTGTCGAAGTACGACTTCCCGGGTGATGACACCCCGATCGTCAAGGGTTCGGCCAAGCTGGCGCTGGAAGGCGACAAGGGCGAACTGGGCGAGCAAGCCATCATGGCTCTGGCCGCTGCACTGGATTCGTACATCCCGACGCCCGAGCGCGCCGTGGACGGCACGTTCCTGATGCCGGTTGAAGACGTGTTCTCGATCTCGGGTCGTGGCACGGTGGTTACCGGCCGTATCGAACGCGGCATCGTGAAGGTCGGCGAAGAAATCGAAATCGTGGGCCTGGTGCCGACGGTCAAGACGACTTGCACGGGCGTTGAAATGTTCCGCAAGCTGCTGGACCAAGGTCAAGCTGGCGACAACGTGGGCATTCTGCTGCGCGGCACCAAGCGTGAAGACGTCCAGCGTGGCCAAGTTCTGGCCAAGCCGGGCTCGATCACGCCGCACACGGACTTCACGTCCGAGGTGTACATCCTGTCCAAGGAAGAAGGCGGCCGTCACACGCCGTTCTTCCAAGGCTATCGTCCCCAGTTCTACTTCCGCACGACGGACGTGACGGGCACGATCGAGCTGCCGGCCGACAAGGAAATGGTTCTGCCGGGCGACAACGTGGCCATGACGGTCAAGCTGTTGGCTCCGATCGCCATGGAAGAAGGCCTGCGTTTCGCCATCCGTGAAGGCGGTCGTACCGTCGGCGCCGGCGTCGTCGCCAAGATCCTGAAGTAA
- a CDS encoding iron-containing alcohol dehydrogenase, with protein sequence MTVPSVNWNYPTAIKAGPGRVKELPEWCRELGMTRPLLVTDPGLASLPMVANAVQACNQAGLACAVFHEIKGNPTGRNVEDGVVAYQQGGHDGVIAFGGGSALDAAKAIALMVGQDRPLWDFEDIGDNYQRVNVAGMAPVVAVPTTAGTGSEVGRASVITDEAAEVKRIIFHARMLPAIVILDAELTLGLPPRITAATGMDALSHNLEAYCSPFFHPMAAGIAIEGMRMIKEYLPQVVADGSNVQARQQMLVASTMGATAFQRGLGAMHALAHPLGALYDAHHGMLNAILMPYVLKANQHAVAPRLEALARYLDLPDTGPGAVLDWVLRLREAVGIPHTLADIGIDEGQVERVGRMASVDPSGAANPVNFTADDYSQLLRASIRGNL encoded by the coding sequence ATGACCGTGCCCAGCGTTAACTGGAACTATCCGACTGCCATCAAGGCAGGCCCGGGTCGCGTGAAAGAACTGCCCGAATGGTGCCGCGAACTTGGCATGACGCGTCCGCTGCTCGTCACCGATCCGGGCCTGGCCTCCTTGCCGATGGTGGCAAACGCCGTGCAGGCGTGCAACCAGGCAGGCCTGGCGTGTGCGGTCTTTCATGAGATCAAGGGAAATCCTACCGGTCGCAATGTGGAAGATGGCGTGGTGGCCTACCAGCAAGGCGGCCATGACGGTGTCATTGCCTTCGGGGGCGGTTCCGCGTTGGATGCGGCCAAGGCAATCGCGTTGATGGTGGGTCAGGATCGTCCCTTGTGGGACTTCGAAGATATCGGCGACAACTACCAGCGCGTGAACGTGGCCGGCATGGCGCCGGTGGTCGCCGTACCAACGACAGCAGGCACCGGGTCGGAAGTTGGTCGAGCATCGGTCATCACGGATGAAGCCGCAGAGGTCAAACGCATCATCTTCCACGCGCGGATGCTGCCGGCCATCGTCATTCTGGACGCCGAACTGACATTGGGCCTGCCGCCCAGAATCACCGCCGCGACCGGCATGGATGCGCTATCGCACAACCTCGAGGCGTATTGCTCGCCGTTCTTTCACCCGATGGCCGCAGGCATCGCCATCGAAGGCATGCGGATGATCAAGGAATACCTGCCGCAAGTGGTGGCGGACGGCTCGAATGTGCAGGCGCGTCAGCAAATGCTTGTGGCGTCCACCATGGGCGCCACGGCCTTCCAGCGCGGCCTTGGCGCCATGCACGCCCTGGCGCATCCCCTGGGGGCGCTGTACGACGCACATCACGGCATGCTCAATGCCATCTTGATGCCTTACGTGCTCAAGGCGAACCAGCATGCTGTCGCGCCGAGGTTGGAAGCGCTGGCGCGTTACCTGGACCTGCCGGACACGGGGCCGGGCGCGGTGCTTGACTGGGTGCTGCGCTTGCGCGAGGCCGTCGGCATTCCGCACACGTTGGCCGATATCGGCATCGACGAGGGGCAGGTCGAGCGGGTAGGGCGCATGGCCAGCGTAGATCCATCAGGCGCGGCTAACCCGGTAAATTTCACCGCCGACGACTATTCGCAACTTTTGCGAGCATCAATTCGCGGAAACCTGTAA
- a CDS encoding aldehyde dehydrogenase family protein produces the protein MTEELITISPIDGREVVRRAYASEAQIARTLAQAQSAQPAWQALGIAQRGRIVSAAVDQLVGARDEIARAITIQMGRPLRYTPGEVDGFEARARHMISIADEALAPIQVPEQTGFTRFIRREPIGVALTIAPWNYPLLTAVNSIVPALMAGNTVILKHSDQTPLCAELLDRAFRDAGVPQGVFQYLHANHDTVQRLIRAPEIGYVSFTGSVRGGRIVEESAAGRFIGVGLELGGNDPAYVRDDANMEHAVESLVDGAFFNSGQSCCGIQRIYVAQARYDDFVEQAVALTKAYVLGNPLHETTTLGPVVRASAAAEIRDVIGEAISAGAQNMMDSSHFNNASERSCYVAPAILTRVNHRMRIMSDECFGPVVGIMPVSGDDEAVALMNDSPYGLTAAVYTQDEAAALEIGAQVRTGTFFMNRCDYLDPALAWTGVKNTGRGVSLSAIGYEQLTQAKSFHLRSV, from the coding sequence ATGACCGAGGAACTTATCACCATCAGTCCCATCGACGGGCGCGAGGTCGTCCGGCGTGCCTACGCCAGTGAGGCGCAAATCGCGCGAACGCTGGCACAGGCGCAGTCCGCGCAACCGGCCTGGCAGGCGCTGGGCATTGCTCAGCGGGGGCGCATCGTATCAGCTGCCGTTGACCAGCTTGTCGGGGCCAGAGATGAAATCGCCCGGGCCATCACGATTCAGATGGGTCGGCCGTTGCGTTACACGCCAGGCGAAGTGGATGGCTTCGAGGCTCGCGCCCGCCACATGATCTCGATTGCCGACGAAGCGCTGGCGCCCATACAGGTGCCCGAGCAAACCGGCTTCACGCGCTTCATTCGTCGCGAGCCGATTGGCGTTGCATTGACCATTGCGCCTTGGAATTATCCGCTGCTGACCGCCGTGAACAGCATCGTGCCGGCCTTGATGGCTGGCAACACCGTGATCCTGAAGCACTCCGATCAGACGCCCTTGTGCGCCGAACTGCTTGACCGCGCATTCCGCGACGCCGGCGTGCCGCAGGGCGTATTCCAGTACCTGCATGCGAACCATGACACGGTGCAAAGGCTGATCCGCGCGCCGGAGATCGGCTACGTGTCGTTCACGGGTTCGGTGCGCGGGGGCCGCATTGTCGAGGAAAGCGCGGCGGGCCGGTTCATCGGCGTGGGCTTGGAGCTGGGGGGCAACGATCCCGCCTATGTGCGCGACGACGCCAATATGGAACACGCGGTTGAATCCCTGGTCGACGGCGCGTTCTTCAATTCTGGCCAGTCCTGCTGCGGTATTCAGCGCATCTACGTGGCGCAGGCGCGATACGACGATTTCGTCGAACAAGCCGTGGCGCTGACCAAGGCTTATGTGCTGGGCAATCCGCTGCATGAAACCACGACGTTGGGACCGGTGGTTCGTGCCAGCGCCGCGGCGGAGATTCGTGATGTTATTGGCGAAGCCATTTCGGCAGGTGCTCAGAATATGATGGATTCATCGCATTTCAATAATGCGAGTGAACGCTCGTGTTATGTTGCGCCGGCCATTCTTACGCGAGTAAACCATCGCATGCGCATCATGAGCGATGAGTGCTTCGGGCCAGTCGTCGGCATCATGCCGGTCTCGGGCGATGACGAAGCCGTCGCATTGATGAATGACAGTCCTTATGGCCTGACGGCGGCGGTGTACACGCAAGATGAAGCGGCCGCGCTCGAGATTGGTGCGCAAGTGCGCACTGGCACCTTCTTCATGAATCGATGCGACTACCTGGATCCGGCCTTGGCCTGGACGGGCGTGAAGAACACGGGCCGCGGTGTGTCCTTGTCCGCCATTGGCTATGAACAGCTTACCCAGGCCAAATCCTTCCATCTGCGCAGCGTCTGA
- a CDS encoding glutamine synthetase family protein, whose protein sequence is MHSLGVATVEDAERLVQASSLSHIKVGLSDVDGVMLGKYLRRDKFLGALRSGLAFCDVVLGWDLDDQLYDNTKYTGWHTAYPDAQLRILPHTGRRLPLEQGPGGEDMLLFLAEFEGDAAAICPRRLLQRTLDLAEGMGYDVYAALEYEFFMFRETPHSVRAKHYRNMENWTPGNFGYSMLRSTVEGDFYRKLLDMCERMDMPIEGLHTETGPGVLEAAIAVDKAAAAGDKAFLFKTFTKALAQQNGLMATFMAKWSHDHPGQSGHIHLSLRDTKSGRSAFYDESQPHGMSAVQVSFMAGVQRYLPEFMALYAQTINSYSRLVPGYWAPLDATWGMENRTTALRLIPGSDKSQRVEVRIGSADANPYLALSAALASGLYGIQLGLVPEPMVQGNAYTQQFPAHLRLPTTLWEAAQRLRESEAARRLFGDAFVEHFAATREWEERQFRRHVTDWELARYFEII, encoded by the coding sequence ATGCATTCACTAGGGGTAGCAACGGTGGAAGACGCGGAACGTCTGGTGCAAGCCAGTTCGCTTTCGCATATCAAGGTGGGCTTGTCCGACGTCGACGGCGTCATGCTGGGCAAGTACCTGCGGCGCGACAAGTTCCTGGGGGCGTTGCGCTCGGGCCTGGCGTTTTGCGACGTGGTGTTAGGTTGGGACCTGGACGACCAACTCTACGACAACACCAAGTACACCGGTTGGCACACGGCCTATCCCGACGCCCAACTGCGCATCCTGCCCCACACCGGCCGCCGACTGCCGCTGGAGCAAGGGCCGGGGGGCGAAGACATGCTGTTGTTCCTGGCCGAGTTCGAAGGCGATGCTGCCGCCATCTGCCCGCGCCGCTTGCTGCAACGTACCCTGGACCTTGCCGAGGGCATGGGCTACGACGTCTACGCCGCGCTGGAATATGAGTTCTTCATGTTCCGTGAAACGCCGCACTCCGTGCGCGCGAAGCACTATCGCAACATGGAGAACTGGACGCCGGGCAACTTCGGCTATTCCATGCTGCGCAGCACGGTCGAAGGCGACTTCTATCGCAAGCTTCTGGACATGTGCGAACGCATGGACATGCCCATCGAAGGCCTGCACACGGAAACCGGGCCGGGGGTGTTGGAAGCGGCCATTGCGGTGGACAAGGCCGCGGCCGCTGGCGACAAAGCTTTCCTGTTCAAGACCTTCACCAAGGCGCTGGCCCAACAGAACGGCTTGATGGCGACGTTCATGGCCAAGTGGTCGCACGACCATCCCGGCCAAAGCGGCCACATTCATCTGTCCTTGCGCGACACGAAAAGTGGCCGCTCGGCCTTCTACGATGAATCGCAGCCGCATGGCATGAGCGCGGTGCAGGTGTCGTTCATGGCGGGTGTGCAGCGCTATCTGCCGGAGTTCATGGCGCTGTACGCGCAAACCATCAACAGTTATTCGCGGCTGGTGCCGGGGTATTGGGCGCCGCTGGACGCGACATGGGGCATGGAGAACCGCACCACCGCGTTGCGCCTCATCCCCGGCAGCGACAAGTCACAGCGTGTGGAAGTGCGCATCGGTTCGGCTGATGCCAATCCGTATCTGGCGCTTTCCGCCGCCTTGGCGTCCGGGCTGTACGGCATTCAGTTGGGTTTGGTGCCGGAACCGATGGTGCAGGGCAACGCCTACACGCAGCAGTTCCCCGCGCATTTGCGCTTGCCCACCACGCTTTGGGAAGCCGCGCAACGCCTGCGCGAATCCGAGGCCGCGCGCCGCCTGTTTGGCGACGCCTTTGTCGAACACTTTGCTGCAACCCGGGAATGGGAAGAGCGGCAGTTCCGGCGCCATGTCACCGACTGGGAGCTGGCGCGCTATTTCGAGATCATCTGA
- a CDS encoding Bug family tripartite tricarboxylate transporter substrate binding protein, which produces MKHHALHTCGAAALAVAAVMGGASVQAQAQTLQAPADYPKQAITVVSPFPPGGGNDNVSRLIAQELGAITGQSVVVENRSGAGGNVGTAQVSRAKPDGYTLVMSQTSVMAVNPRLYKNVGFDPVKDFMPISQITSAPLVLVARTESPYKTMADYLEAARKQPGIITYATPGNGTMSHLMGALVSKKAGVTLVHVPYRGAAPAITDLMGGTVDMLITSPASAEPMVAAGKLRILALSHENSVGIFKGAPTLKQSGLDGITADDWYGLFAPAGTPPERVAYLAQAVSQAMKSPKVIAKINSGGSWPVGSQPDAFKTRLQEDTVYWADMVKTAGVSLD; this is translated from the coding sequence ATGAAGCACCACGCATTGCACACTTGCGGCGCCGCCGCGTTGGCCGTTGCCGCCGTGATGGGGGGCGCGAGCGTCCAGGCCCAAGCCCAGACCCTGCAGGCGCCGGCCGACTATCCGAAGCAGGCCATTACGGTGGTTTCGCCGTTTCCGCCTGGGGGCGGCAACGACAATGTGTCCCGCCTGATCGCGCAAGAATTGGGCGCCATCACAGGCCAAAGCGTCGTCGTGGAAAACCGTTCTGGCGCGGGGGGCAATGTGGGCACGGCGCAGGTCTCGCGCGCCAAGCCCGACGGCTACACCTTGGTGATGTCGCAGACGAGCGTCATGGCCGTCAATCCGCGCCTGTACAAGAACGTGGGCTTTGATCCCGTCAAGGATTTCATGCCGATCTCGCAGATCACGTCCGCGCCGCTTGTGCTGGTGGCGCGCACCGAGAGTCCGTACAAGACCATGGCCGACTACCTGGAGGCCGCGCGCAAGCAACCGGGCATCATCACCTACGCCACGCCGGGCAACGGCACCATGAGCCATCTGATGGGGGCGCTGGTGTCCAAGAAAGCAGGCGTGACCCTGGTGCATGTGCCGTACCGCGGCGCGGCGCCGGCCATCACCGACCTGATGGGCGGCACGGTTGACATGCTGATTACCTCGCCGGCCTCGGCCGAACCCATGGTGGCCGCCGGCAAGCTGCGCATTCTGGCATTGAGCCATGAGAACAGTGTCGGCATTTTCAAGGGCGCACCCACGCTGAAGCAAAGCGGCCTGGACGGCATCACGGCTGACGATTGGTACGGCCTGTTCGCGCCCGCGGGCACGCCGCCCGAGCGTGTCGCCTATCTGGCGCAAGCAGTGAGCCAGGCCATGAAGTCGCCCAAGGTGATTGCAAAAATCAACAGCGGTGGCAGTTGGCCGGTGGGCAGCCAGCCTGATGCGTTCAAGACGCGCCTGCAGGAAGACACGGTGTACTGGGCCGACATGGTGAAGACGGCGGGAGTGTCGCTGGACTAA